Proteins encoded by one window of Streptomyces uncialis:
- a CDS encoding acyl-CoA dehydrogenase family protein, translating into MSTTHEVVNQAPPREGLNEYLTNPALTEAVKRFDAQWAADGLTEVGALVGRPDFQHDAELAHTQPPRLSTHDRWGNRVDTVEYHPAYHRILGAAVEHGAHTSCWADPRPGAHVARAATFMLFAQVEPGHACPMSMTHAVVPSLRLAPELAEQWLPRVYARGYDPAPRAPEAKASALFGMAMTEKQGGSDVRANTTRAADAGDGTYLLTGHKWFCSAPQSDAFLVLAQTSGGLSCFLVPRVLPGGQANVFRIQRLKDKLGNRSNASAEIELDRTVGRLVGEEGRGVRTIIEMVAQTRLDCVLGSTAGMRQAVAEAAWHTRHRGAFGALLVDQPAMTAVIADLQLEAEAATWTAIRLAAAYDTEDAESVAFRRLATAVAKYWVCKRGPHHAYEALECLGGNGYTEAFPLARRYREQPVMAIWEGSGNVIALDVLRAMAREPESVEAVDRELASALGVHPAYDAHIATTRTLLGRTMAQPDRAPAQARRLVEALALALQGAVLIREAPAAVADAFVAARLGADRSLEYGALAPGLDLASLVSRA; encoded by the coding sequence GTGAGCACCACACATGAGGTTGTCAACCAGGCTCCGCCGCGGGAGGGCCTGAACGAGTACCTGACCAATCCCGCGCTCACCGAGGCGGTGAAGCGGTTCGACGCCCAGTGGGCGGCCGACGGGCTGACCGAGGTCGGCGCGCTGGTCGGACGGCCGGACTTCCAGCACGACGCCGAACTGGCGCACACGCAGCCGCCGCGCCTCTCCACCCACGACCGGTGGGGCAACCGCGTCGACACCGTCGAGTACCACCCCGCGTACCACCGGATCCTCGGCGCGGCGGTCGAACACGGCGCGCACACCAGTTGCTGGGCCGATCCTCGCCCGGGCGCCCATGTGGCCCGCGCGGCGACGTTCATGCTCTTCGCCCAGGTCGAACCCGGCCATGCCTGCCCGATGAGCATGACCCACGCCGTGGTGCCCTCGCTGCGGCTCGCTCCGGAACTCGCCGAACAGTGGCTGCCCCGCGTCTACGCACGCGGCTACGATCCGGCGCCGCGCGCGCCCGAGGCCAAGGCCTCCGCGCTGTTCGGGATGGCGATGACGGAGAAGCAGGGCGGGTCCGACGTCCGGGCCAACACGACCCGGGCGGCCGACGCCGGCGACGGCACCTATCTGCTCACCGGTCACAAGTGGTTCTGCTCGGCCCCCCAGTCGGACGCGTTCCTCGTACTGGCGCAGACCTCCGGTGGCCTCAGCTGCTTCCTCGTGCCCCGGGTGCTGCCGGGCGGCCAGGCCAATGTGTTCCGCATCCAGCGGCTCAAGGACAAACTGGGCAACCGTTCGAACGCCTCGGCCGAGATCGAGTTGGACCGCACCGTCGGCCGGCTGGTCGGGGAAGAGGGCCGGGGAGTCCGCACCATCATCGAGATGGTTGCCCAGACCCGGCTGGACTGCGTCCTCGGCAGCACCGCCGGAATGCGGCAGGCCGTGGCCGAGGCCGCCTGGCACACCCGGCACCGCGGCGCCTTCGGCGCGCTCCTCGTCGACCAGCCGGCGATGACCGCGGTGATCGCCGATCTGCAACTGGAGGCCGAGGCCGCCACCTGGACCGCGATCCGGCTCGCCGCGGCCTACGACACGGAGGACGCGGAGTCGGTCGCGTTCCGCAGGCTGGCGACGGCCGTCGCCAAGTACTGGGTGTGCAAGCGCGGGCCGCACCACGCCTACGAGGCATTGGAATGCCTGGGCGGCAACGGTTACACCGAGGCGTTCCCCCTCGCGCGCCGCTACCGCGAGCAGCCCGTCATGGCGATCTGGGAGGGCTCGGGCAACGTCATAGCCCTCGACGTCCTGCGGGCCATGGCGCGCGAACCGGAGTCGGTGGAGGCTGTCGACCGCGAGCTGGCCTCGGCCCTGGGTGTCCATCCCGCCTACGACGCGCACATCGCCACCACCAGGACACTGCTCGGCAGGACCATGGCGCAGCCGGACCGTGCCCCGGCACAGGCCCGCCGTCTCGTCGAGGCGCTCGCCCTGGCGCTGCAAGGCGCCGTGCTGATCCGCGAGGCCCCGGCCGCGGTGGCCGACGCCTTCGTCGCCGCCCGGCTCGGCGCCGACCGGAGCCTGGAGTACGGAGCACTCGCCCCAGGACTCGACCTCGCCTCACTCGTCTCCCGGGCCTGA
- a CDS encoding TetR/AcrR family transcriptional regulator: protein MPYRSTATTRRNAELKRAAFLGAARSLVATQGFGGATVAVIAERCGASVGSVYSYFDNREQLLAEVFRSAATHELRIVRTAVADAPPDATDQLSVLIRTFAGRALRGRRMAWSLLFEPVTPAVEAERLVYRRSYTELGEQVIRTGIAQGRFADQAPALAASAVMGAISESLIGSLRPPETSRTALPDDAVVDGIRTFCFRALGTTRH from the coding sequence ATGCCGTACCGCTCGACGGCCACCACGCGACGCAACGCGGAACTCAAGCGGGCCGCGTTCCTGGGCGCCGCGCGTTCGCTGGTGGCGACACAGGGTTTCGGTGGCGCGACCGTCGCGGTCATCGCCGAGCGGTGCGGCGCCAGTGTCGGTTCGGTCTACTCCTACTTCGACAACCGTGAGCAACTGCTGGCGGAGGTGTTCCGCAGCGCCGCGACGCACGAGCTCAGAATCGTGCGCACGGCCGTCGCCGATGCCCCGCCCGACGCGACGGACCAGCTGAGTGTCCTGATCCGGACGTTCGCGGGCCGTGCGTTGCGGGGCCGTCGGATGGCGTGGTCCCTGCTCTTCGAGCCGGTGACCCCCGCGGTGGAGGCCGAGCGGCTGGTCTACCGGCGCTCGTACACCGAGCTCGGCGAACAGGTCATCCGCACCGGTATCGCCCAGGGCCGCTTCGCCGACCAGGCACCGGCTCTCGCCGCCTCGGCCGTCATGGGGGCGATCTCCGAGTCGCTGATCGGCAGCCTGCGCCCACCGGAGACCTCCCGGACCGCGCTTCCCGACGACGCCGTCGTCGACGGCATCCGTACGTTCTGCTTCCGGGCACTCGGCACGACTCGGCACTGA